GCGCCCAAAAAAATGCGCGAGGCGATGTAAACCGACTTAAGTATGGGGACGTTCTTAAACTTTTTAATGAATTTCGCCCTTGCCATTAAAAAGTTTAAGAACGTCCCTGATCTTAAGTTATCGGGCGGCCGCGACCTTGGAGCGCTGGCTCGCAGGCTCGACCTTCTTCTTCACCCCGGTGATCCGGTTTTTGGCGTCGACGTAGACGAGCGTGGGCTGGAAGCCGGCAAGCTCCTTCTCGTCGTAGGTGGCGTAGTTGGCGATGATGATGAGGTCCCCCTTGCTCACCTGCCGGGCAGCCGCGCCGTTCAGGCAGATGACCCCCGAGTCCCGCTCCCCCTTGATGGCATAAGTGGAAAACCGGTTCCCGTTGTCGATGTTGTAGATGTGGACCTGCTCGTACTCGATCAGCCCCGCCGCCTCCAAAAGCGTCTCGTCGATCGTGATACTCCCCTCGTAATGGAGCGCCGCCTCCGTCACCGTGGCGCGGTGGATCTTGGATTTCAGCATCGTGCGCATCATGTTGCGGACCCCCCTAGGGTGATATTGTCGATCAAGCGGGCCGGTCCTACCCGGGCCGCCACGAGAATCGTCATCGGTTCCGACGGGGAGCGCGCCGGGGACAGCGTCTCCGGGTCCCGGGCCTCCACGTATTCCAGCTTCGCGCGCGGCTCGGAAAGAAACTTCGCCCGCGCGACGTTCACCAGCTTTTCCGGGTCCCTCACGCCGGCGGCATACAGGTCCCGCGCTGCGCACAGCCCCTTGTAGAGGCACAGCGCGGCGTGCCGGTCCTCCCCCTCCATGTACTGGTTCCGGGAGCTCATCGCCAGGCCGTCGGCCTCGCGGACGATGGGCGCCCCGACGATCTCGACGTCCAGGTCGAGGTCGCGTGCCATCCGACGGATGACGGCGAGCTGCTGGAAATCCTTCTCGCCGAACACCGCCGCGTGCGGCCTGACGACAAGGAGCAGCTTAGCCACCACGGTGGCCACGCCCCGGAAATGCCCCGGGCGCCTTGCGCCGCACAGCCCCTGCGATACGCCGGTCACATCGACGTACGTCTGGTACCCGTCGGGGTAGATCTCCTTCACGCCGGGGAGGAAGACCGCGGCGACCCCCTCGCCCGCAAGCATCGCCAGGTCGCGCGCCTCGTCCCGGGGATAGCGCTCGAAATCCTCCCCCGGGCCGAACTGCGCCGGATTGACGAAGATCGACGCCGCGACGGTATCCAACCCCCGGGCCTTCGCGATCCGCACCAGGCTCAAGTGCCCCTCGTGGAGGGATCCCATGGTCGGGACGAACCCGATCCGCTTCCCCTCTGCGCGCTGCGCCCCGGACCATGCCCGCATCGCTTCCGGAAAGCGTACGGTTTCCATCAGAACGAATGCTCCTTCCCGGGGAACTTCCCTTCCCGCACTTCGTCCGCGTATGCCCGGATGGCGTCCTGCACCGGTTTTTTCAGCTCACCGAACCGCTTCACGAACTTCGGGCGGAACTCGTCGAACAGGCCCAGCAGGTCCTGCATCACCAGGACCTGTCCGTCGCACCGGGGGCCGGCGCCGATCCCGATCGTGGGTATTTCCAGACGCTCGGTGATCCCGGCAGCGAGGTCGGCAGGCATCCCCTCGAGGACCACCGCGAACGCTCCCGCTTCCTGTACCGCCAGGGCATCGTCGATCAGGCGCTCCCTCTGTGCGTCCGTCTTCCCCTGCACCCGGTACCCGCCCATCCGGTGGATCGACTGGGGGGTAAGGCCCACGTGTCCCATCACCGGAATGTCGCACGCTGTGATCGCGCGGATCGTCGCCTCGACGTTGCGCCCTCCCTCGAGCTTGACCGCCTCGGCCCCCTCCTGAAGGAGCTTCCCCGCGTTCCGGATCGCCTCCTGCGCACCGGCCTGGAAGGAGAGGAACGGCATGTCGGTCACCAGATACGCCCGCTTGCGCCCACGGGCCACCGCGCCGGTGTGCCGCGCCATGTCCTCCATCGTCACACCGAGGGTATTCGGGAGGCCCAGCACCACCTGGCCCAGGGAATCCCCCACCAGGAGGATGTCCACCCCGACCTCGTCGAAGATCTTCGCGAAGAGCGTGTCGTAGGCGGTGATCATCACGATCCTGCGCCTCTCCGCTTTCATCCGGACGATGTCCAGAACGGTGATCTTCTTCAAGGTTACCCCTTTAAAACCGGGACGGTCCTGAACTTTACTTTAAGAACGTCGTTGATCGCCTGGGGACGTTCTTGAACTTTATCAACTCGGAGCTTTGGAAAGTTCAAGAACGTCCCCAAGGCATAAAGTAAAGTTCAGGACCGTCCCAAAAAAAAGCCTTCCGGAATCGTTCCCGGAAGGCCGAAAACATGCTCCCTGGCCCGCGGGGGAAATGATCACACATCCTTCCCCGCGTTTCCCGACGATCCCGTCTCGGTCCGGTGCTACCTGGATCCCAGCGGTATGTAGTGGTGCATCCCGCGTTTCACACTCTTGACTTCTCTCACGAGATGTTCAAGGTCGCGGGGGCTTTCCACGAAATCGATCTCGCTCGTGTTCACCACCAGGAGCGGAGTCTCGTTATAGTGGAAAAAATACTCGTTATAAGCATCGCTGAGCGCCCTCAGGTAGTCAAGGGAAATGTTCCGCTCGTACTCCACCCCGCGCTTGCGGACCCGGGAAAGGAGCACTTCGGGGCGGGCCTGGAGATAGATCACCAGGTCGGGGCGGGGGACCGTCGGCAATAGGAGCCTGTAGATCGAGTCGTAGAGGGCGATCTCGTCGTCCTCCAGGTTGATCAGGGCAAAGATCTTGTCCTTGGCCAGGACGTAGTCCGAGACCACCCCTTTTTCGAAGAGGTTTCCCTGGGCCAGCTCCCTCTGCTGGCGATAGCGCGAGAGCAAGAAGAACAGCTGCGTCTGAAAAGCGAATTTCCTTGGGTTTTCGTAGAACCGCTCGAGGAATGGGTTATGGCCGACCTCCTCCTGGACCAGGCGCCAGCCGAACTGGTTGGCCAGGATTTTGGCAAGGGAGGTTTTCCCTACGCCGATCGCCCCCTCGATCGCGATGTAACGGGGGTTGATCCGATCGCCCATGTCCGCTCAATTGTATTCAGCAGCCGAAGACATTGTCCACTCAATTCGCAGCCGCCCCCCAAATCATCAGGCCATGATGTTTTTTTCGTCACTTGTGCATTCGGCCGTCCTGTTTTCGGAACTTCGAGTCGGTCTCCGACTTGATCGAATTGTGATTATGACAACTTGAATTTTCTCTTTCTTTTATGGAATATCATGGAATTGGCACCCTGGTATCCTGATGGGAAGGGGGGCAACCGATGGAGCCAAGTAAAATCGTCGTGCGCTATCTGGATGGAAAAATCCTCAAAGGCACCACCCAAAATTTTTCCCCGAACAAGCCTACCTTTCATGTTCTGCCAAACCATCCTCATAAATCGAAGGAACCAATGGAAATCTCGATGAGTGATCTGAAGGCGGTTTTTTTCGTCCGGGATTTTTTGGGGAACAAGTTATACAGAGAGAGAAAACGATTGTCTTCAGACGAAAAACCCCAAGGCCGCCTGATCGAAGTGACCTGTAAAGACGGTGAAGTCATCGTGGGATCCACGACGGGCTACGACCCCAAACGTCCCGGCTTTATCGTTTTTCCTGTCGACACGAAGGGAAACAATATAAAAGCCTTCATCGTATCCAATGCCGTGAGCAAGGTTCGAACCCTGTAATTCTGTTTACCCCACATCAACGCCGGCAATCTTCCTGTCCCGGTTTGGACGGGGATTCGGGCGGAATCAGAGGCTCCGCAAGGCGCGCCAGTTCCATGTACCGCTCCGGGGCGACAGTTTCGGCGCGGGAGGAAGGGTCGATCTCCGCACCGGCCAGGAGCCCGCACCAATCCGGCGTTCCTCCCCGCAGGAAAGGGACGGGGGCGTTGCGCAGCGTCTTTCTCCTTCTCGCGAAGGCCGCCCGCACGACCGCCTGAAGCCCGCGAAACGTCTCGTCGGAAATTCCCGGACGAAACCGGATGGAGACCACCGCCGAGTCGACCTCGGGGGAAGGGAAGAAACAGGTCCGCCGGACCGTGAACTCCTCCCGGATCTCCGAAAGAACCGCCAGGTAGACCGAGAGGATCCCGTAGGCCTTCCCGCCGGGCGGGGCGCACAGCCTCTCGACCACTTCCTTCTGCATCATCAGGACCGCGCTGGGGAAGATCTCCCGCAGGTCCATGAGTCGAAGGAGGATCGGGGAGGAGACGGCGAACGGCAGGTTGCCCACGACCGTTCCTCCTTCGGGAAAACGCTTCTCCCATTCCTCGTCCGGCAGGGCGAGGAAATCCGCCGCGACGATCTCCACGGAAATCCCTTCGTACCTGCCGCGAAGATACGCCGCAAGACCGCGGTCCACCTCCACCGCTACCGTCTTTTGCCCCTTCTCGGCCAACAGATCGGTGAGCGCCCCGAGGCCGGGGCCGATCTCCAGGAAGGGCGGCCCCATCCGCAGGGCGAGGGAAACGATCTTTCTTGCGATGTTGCGCTCGTGGAGGAAATTCTGCCCAAGCCTCCTTCGGGGCGAAAGGCCCAGCTCCGACAGGAGCCGGCCGGGATGTTGAGTGTCCCATTTCATGAAGTGGGACACTCAGCGGGAAAAGCGCGACGCCGCATAGGCGTTGAGGTCCAGGCCGGAAGCGCGGCCGGCGGAGAGGCGGCGCTCCCCGAGGAACGCCACCATCGCGGCGTTGTCGGTGCACAGGGCGCGGGAGGGGAGGTGGACCCCTACCCCTTCGCGTCCCCCGTCTTCTTCGATCCTCTCCCTCAGCCGGGAATTGGCCGCCACCCCTCCGGCGAGGACGATGCGGGGAATCCTTTCCCGCCTCGCCGCGGCGAGGGTCTTCCCCGCCAGCACCTCCACCACCGCCTCCTGGAACGATGCGGCGATGTCCTCCACGCGGGCGATCCGTGCATCCGGAGAGGCAAGGAAAGTCCGGAGAGAGGTTTTGAGCCCCGAGAAGGAAAAGTCGGCGGAATCCGGCGAGAGCCACGCCCGCGGGAAGGGAAACCGCGACCGGTCTCCCTGCCGCGCGAACCGGTCGATCGCGATCCCGCCGGGATACCCCAGCCCCAGCTGTTTGGCCGCCTTGTCGAACGCCTCTCCGGCGGCGTCGTCGCGGGTTCCTCCCAGAAACATCACCGCGTTTTCTCCATCGACCCGGAAGAGGGAGGTGTGCCCGCCGGAAACCAGGAGTGCGACGTAAGGGAAGTCCGGCCTGTGCTCCAGGAAGATCGCAAAGAGGTGCGCCTCGAGGTGGTCGACGCCGAGGATCGGCTTCTCCCAGGCGAAGGCCAGCGACTTGGCGAAGCACAGGCCCACGAGGAGCGAGCCGATCAGGCCCGGCCCCGCCGTCACCGCGATGCCATCGATGCCGTCCTTTCCGGACTTCGCTTCCGCGAGCGCCTGCTCGACAACGGGAACGATCGACCGGATGTGCTCCCGCGACGCCAGCTCCGGCACGACCCCGCCGTACGCCTCGTGAACGGTAACCTGCGAAGCGACCACGTTCGACAGGAGCCCCGCGCCGGAGTCGTAGACCGCCGCCGCGGTGTCGTCGCACGAGCTCTCGATCCCCAGGACGCGCATCTTCTTAACTTACCACGGGCGGGGGGAGGCCCGCACGGAAGGCACTGCGCCTCAGTCCGCGACTTCGTTCCCGCACATCGGCGATCGGCTACGCCACCTCGGAGGGGGGCTCCGTTCGTGGCTCGCCGTGCGGTGGACCCGCACGGCTGCGCTTTACCTCACTGCGCCCCCCTCCTGCGGCGGCTCCGCCGGACGCTCCTTGCTGATGGAACGAAGCCGCATCCGGCAATGCTCTGGTGGCGCCCGCTGCCTGCGAACGCGGTCTGTGCGGAAGGCGCACGCCGAAAGGGGGCCTCGCGCAGCGTGCAGCCACAAGCGCGGAACCGGCGCAGGCCACGCGTTCCTGGCAACGGAGAGCTTGGCTGGCGGTTACGGGAGACCGAAGGCCGGGGAAGGGACCTTGGGGCACGTTTGCTGGACGAAGCCGGGGAGCCGTGGCGGATCGCCAGCGAGGTCCCCCCTGAGGCGAAGCGACTTCCGCTCATGGCGCACACCAAGAGCGGGCGGCTAGAGGATGTTCGCGGCGAGCTCGGCGAGGGGGGAGCGCTCGCCCTTGGCCAGCAGGACGTGCCCGGCGAGGGTCTCGCCCTTGAACTTCTCGACGGTGCAGGAGAGCCCGTTGCTGGCCGAGTCGACGAAGGGGTTGTCGATCTGGTACGGGTCGCCCGTCAGCACCACCTTGCTGTTCTCTCCCGCGCGAGTGAGGATCGTCTTCACCTCGTGCGGGGTCAGGTTCTGGGCCTCGTCGATGATGATGTACTGGTTGGGAATCGACCGCCCGCGGATGTAGGTGAGCGGCTCGATTTCCAGGATCCCCAGGTTGATGAGCTCCTGGTAGCCGCGCATCCCCTGCCGCTTGCGGCGGCTGAACCCGAAGAGATACTCCACGTTGTCGAAGATCGGCTGCATCCAGGGCTTGAGCTTCTCCTCCACGTCCCCGGGCAGGAACCCGATGTCCTTCCCCATCGGGAAGACGGGCCGCGAGACCAGGAGCCGCTGGAAGACCTCCTCGTCGGAGGTCTTGCGCAGCCCCGCGGCGATCGCGAGGAGGGTCTTCCCCGTCCCCGCCTTCCCCGCCAGCGTCACCAGCTTGACCGTGTCGTCGAGCAGGATGTCGAGGGCGAAGTGCTGTTCCTTGTTGCGCGGCCGGACCCCCCAGACGTCCTCCTTGAAAGCGGGGAGGGGGCGGACCTTCTTCCGCCCCGCGTCGTACCGGCCGAGGGCGGAGGCGTGCGACACGCCGTCCCGCAGGACGAGGTACTCGTTCGGGAA
This genomic interval from Deltaproteobacteria bacterium RBG_16_64_85 contains the following:
- a CDS encoding aspartate 1-decarboxylase — its product is MMRTMLKSKIHRATVTEAALHYEGSITIDETLLEAAGLIEYEQVHIYNIDNGNRFSTYAIKGERDSGVICLNGAAARQVSKGDLIIIANYATYDEKELAGFQPTLVYVDAKNRITGVKKKVEPASQRSKVAAAR
- a CDS encoding pantoate--beta-alanine ligase; this translates as METVRFPEAMRAWSGAQRAEGKRIGFVPTMGSLHEGHLSLVRIAKARGLDTVAASIFVNPAQFGPGEDFERYPRDEARDLAMLAGEGVAAVFLPGVKEIYPDGYQTYVDVTGVSQGLCGARRPGHFRGVATVVAKLLLVVRPHAAVFGEKDFQQLAVIRRMARDLDLDVEIVGAPIVREADGLAMSSRNQYMEGEDRHAALCLYKGLCAARDLYAAGVRDPEKLVNVARAKFLSEPRAKLEYVEARDPETLSPARSPSEPMTILVAARVGPARLIDNITLGGSAT
- a CDS encoding 3-methyl-2-oxobutanoate hydroxymethyltransferase, translated to MKAERRRIVMITAYDTLFAKIFDEVGVDILLVGDSLGQVVLGLPNTLGVTMEDMARHTGAVARGRKRAYLVTDMPFLSFQAGAQEAIRNAGKLLQEGAEAVKLEGGRNVEATIRAITACDIPVMGHVGLTPQSIHRMGGYRVQGKTDAQRERLIDDALAVQEAGAFAVVLEGMPADLAAGITERLEIPTIGIGAGPRCDGQVLVMQDLLGLFDEFRPKFVKRFGELKKPVQDAIRAYADEVREGKFPGKEHSF
- a CDS encoding deoxyadenosine kinase, encoding MGDRINPRYIAIEGAIGVGKTSLAKILANQFGWRLVQEEVGHNPFLERFYENPRKFAFQTQLFFLLSRYRQQRELAQGNLFEKGVVSDYVLAKDKIFALINLEDDEIALYDSIYRLLLPTVPRPDLVIYLQARPEVLLSRVRKRGVEYERNISLDYLRALSDAYNEYFFHYNETPLLVVNTSEIDFVESPRDLEHLVREVKSVKRGMHHYIPLGSR
- a CDS encoding ribosomal RNA small subunit methyltransferase A, producing the protein MKWDTQHPGRLLSELGLSPRRRLGQNFLHERNIARKIVSLALRMGPPFLEIGPGLGALTDLLAEKGQKTVAVEVDRGLAAYLRGRYEGISVEIVAADFLALPDEEWEKRFPEGGTVVGNLPFAVSSPILLRLMDLREIFPSAVLMMQKEVVERLCAPPGGKAYGILSVYLAVLSEIREEFTVRRTCFFPSPEVDSAVVSIRFRPGISDETFRGLQAVVRAAFARRRKTLRNAPVPFLRGGTPDWCGLLAGAEIDPSSRAETVAPERYMELARLAEPLIPPESPSKPGQEDCRR
- a CDS encoding tRNA (adenosine(37)-N6)-threonylcarbamoyltransferase complex transferase subunit TsaD; translated protein: MRVLGIESSCDDTAAAVYDSGAGLLSNVVASQVTVHEAYGGVVPELASREHIRSIVPVVEQALAEAKSGKDGIDGIAVTAGPGLIGSLLVGLCFAKSLAFAWEKPILGVDHLEAHLFAIFLEHRPDFPYVALLVSGGHTSLFRVDGENAVMFLGGTRDDAAGEAFDKAAKQLGLGYPGGIAIDRFARQGDRSRFPFPRAWLSPDSADFSFSGLKTSLRTFLASPDARIARVEDIAASFQEAVVEVLAGKTLAAARRERIPRIVLAGGVAANSRLRERIEEDGGREGVGVHLPSRALCTDNAAMVAFLGERRLSAGRASGLDLNAYAASRFSR
- a CDS encoding phosphate starvation-inducible protein PhoH; its protein translation is MIKNFVLDTNVLLHDPNAVFKFQDNRVIIPITVIEELDHFKKDLNMLGRNARTVSKFIDKMREEGSLSEGVPLENGGELRVAFGGEGTSLLPAELYGGKEDNHILAVALSVRAREKNLPVVVISKDTNLRIKADALGLRAQDYESGRVEIEELYKGFREVEVEKGWIDAFYAAAESSPSPGAEDLFPNEYLVLRDGVSHASALGRYDAGRKKVRPLPAFKEDVWGVRPRNKEQHFALDILLDDTVKLVTLAGKAGTGKTLLAIAAGLRKTSDEEVFQRLLVSRPVFPMGKDIGFLPGDVEEKLKPWMQPIFDNVEYLFGFSRRKRQGMRGYQELINLGILEIEPLTYIRGRSIPNQYIIIDEAQNLTPHEVKTILTRAGENSKVVLTGDPYQIDNPFVDSASNGLSCTVEKFKGETLAGHVLLAKGERSPLAELAANIL